AAAGGCATAAAAGTAGAACTTGAGAACAAAGATGCTCCTTTTGTAAACCTATCTACCTCGGATACTAACCCCCAACGCGGAAAGGATATTCTTAACTCTTTAATGAACCTTTATCTGCAATATGCCATTGAAGACAAGAACAAGCTTTCTCAAAAAACATTAAAGTTCATCGATTTCAGACTCGATTCTTTGAAAAATGATCTGGACTCTGTGGAGAGAAAGATACAGGAATATAAAAGCTCACACGGGGTGACGGACATCATTGCGCAAGCTCAAAGTTCCAGAGATATCAATCAGGCCAATGTTAAGGCACTAAATGACATCAACCTGCAACTGGGTGTTGTAAAAGTTCTTGAAGATTACCTCGCATCGGCACAAAACGTTAATAAATTGCCGCCTGCGGTTACTGCGTTCAATGACAATAGCCTGAACGATATTTATGATAAGCTAACAGATTTAGTGCTGAAGCGTAAAGAACTTTTAGGTACAACACCTGAAACAAACCCGATATTTGAATCGCTCGATGATCAAATAACAACGCTTAGAGATGCTTTTTCTGACAAAGTAAAAGTTATTAAAACATCTTTACTGGCCCAAAAAACTGAGCTAACTAGTTTCAAGGGAAATGTAGATCAATTTCTTAAACAGGTACCAGATATTGACCGTCAATATGGAGAGCTTTCCAGGTATCAGGAAAGTAAGGTAGCCATATACAAGTTCTTACTCGAAAAACATGAGCAGGTGGCTTTAAAATATGCTTCTTCTGTTTCTGATGCCGAGATTGTGGACGACGCGCACGCTGGTCAGGTTAAGTGGCCAATTCCGGTACTTGTATTTGCATTTGCTTTAATCTTAGGATTGGGTATTGCGGCTGCGCTTCTATTCATCAGAGAAATTATGAATGATCTGATCACTAGTAGAAAACAGATTGAAGAATCAACCGAAACACCTATCCTTGGCGAGCTTTCTTATCAGGAAACTGAGTCTCAAATTGTGGTATCAGAAGGCCGGAGCAAATTTATGATTGGTGAGCAATTTAGGGTACTGCGTACAAACCTATATCATTTACATGGCAATAGCGAGGGCTCAAGGGTAACACTATTCACTTCAAGCGTCAGCGGTGAGGGTAAAAGTTTTGTGAGCTCCAATCTGGCTGTAACGTTATCTTACGCATCCAAGAAAACCATCATTCTGGAGATGGACCTTCGCAAACCAAAGGTTTCTGTCAACTTTGGATTATCATCAGAGCACCCTGGTATAAGTAATTATTTAAATGACGAGACTTCAGATTTGAAAAAACTGATCCAGAAAACCAGGTTTGAAAATCTTGATGTACTTGGTTCGGGCAGCATATTACCTAACCCATCAGAACTTCTGGAAAAGGATCGTTTGGATAATCTGATCAATGCGCTGCGTGAATTATATGATGAAATCATCATTGACTCTCCGCCTATACACCTTGTTACAGACGCTCTGGTCATCGCACGCGTGGCAGATGCCTCACTTTATGTAATACGTCAAAGCTATACCCATAAATACGAATTACAGTTTATTAATGAGATTAACGAAAGTAACCGTTTTCCGAAGTTTACAATTGTGCTTAACGGCATCAGACGTGACGCTTCCGGTTATGGAGGTTATGGCTATGGTTATGGCTATGGTTATGGCGGGAATAACTACTATAATTCTTACTCTGATAAACAAAAAACAACCTTTGCCGATCTGATGAAGAGCATTCTTGACAGATTCTAAAATGTCCATAAACCACAGTCGATTACTGCCATGGCCAGATTAGGATAAATCTAAATTCCACGATTTGGAAAAAAGGTCCAATCAGCCGATTAAACTTCTATTTGACCATGGCGATATTACCGGCAAAAAACTGGTTGACATAGGCTTCAACGTAAATTTAGTTGGGAAATAAGTGATATAAATACCCCCGCTCTTGGTGGCAAACATAATAACTGATGAAAATACTTATTACAGGGACAGCTGGCTTTGTGGGCTATCATTTGGTACAGCAATTAGTTGGGAACGGACATGAAATAGTAGGCATCGATAATATAAATGATTATTACGATCCTGAATTAAAATTTGCCCGGCTTGGTAATTGTGGCATCGAAAAATCTAATGTTAACTGGCACAGGGAGGTTAAAAGTACCAGATTTTCTGACTACCGGTTTATCCGGATGAATGTGGAAAATAAGGGCGAACTGA
This region of Mucilaginibacter yixingensis genomic DNA includes:
- a CDS encoding tyrosine-protein kinase, whose product is MSKQKSQVTTFALPVAGTESSSEGGNLIKKYLYHWPLFVLCAVIVLVAAYFYVKITSPIYPIVSTLEFKAPTASSASLTVNQSSTEQELDPINKPIIVENELEVMQSKKLIYQVVNELQLWASYTQKKGLKTIDLYKRSPVVFSFIKQTENVDPSGVQLKVNLIDENSFSVKDTNKVEQKYTFNTPIKSTFGTWQLRKTTEIGNYTGTSIDITVKDPDIVSDIYQKGIKVELENKDAPFVNLSTSDTNPQRGKDILNSLMNLYLQYAIEDKNKLSQKTLKFIDFRLDSLKNDLDSVERKIQEYKSSHGVTDIIAQAQSSRDINQANVKALNDINLQLGVVKVLEDYLASAQNVNKLPPAVTAFNDNSLNDIYDKLTDLVLKRKELLGTTPETNPIFESLDDQITTLRDAFSDKVKVIKTSLLAQKTELTSFKGNVDQFLKQVPDIDRQYGELSRYQESKVAIYKFLLEKHEQVALKYASSVSDAEIVDDAHAGQVKWPIPVLVFAFALILGLGIAAALLFIREIMNDLITSRKQIEESTETPILGELSYQETESQIVVSEGRSKFMIGEQFRVLRTNLYHLHGNSEGSRVTLFTSSVSGEGKSFVSSNLAVTLSYASKKTIILEMDLRKPKVSVNFGLSSEHPGISNYLNDETSDLKKLIQKTRFENLDVLGSGSILPNPSELLEKDRLDNLINALRELYDEIIIDSPPIHLVTDALVIARVADASLYVIRQSYTHKYELQFINEINESNRFPKFTIVLNGIRRDASGYGGYGYGYGYGYGGNNYYNSYSDKQKTTFADLMKSILDRF